TCCGAGCGGATTACTCATTCGCGACGAGCGTGCCGATACGCTCGCCGGCGATGACCCGGCGGATGTTGCCCTTGGTCTTGAAGTCGAAGACGCAGACCGGGAGACCATGCTCCATGCACATGGTCAGCGCGGTGAGGTCCATCACGCGCAGCCGACGATCGACCGCGTCTTTGAAAGTGAGGTGCTCGAAGCGCACCGCCGTGCGATCGGTCCGCGGGTCGGCGCTGTAGATGCCGTCAACCTTGGTCGCCTTGAGCAGCACCTCGGCATTGAGCTCGATCGCGCGGAGGCTCGCGCAGGTGTCGGTGGTGAAGAAGGGATTGCCCGTGCCCGCGACCAGAATGATGACGCGACCCTTCTCCATGTGTCGAAGTGCCCGGAGCCTGATGAAGGACTCGGCGACGGCAGTCACGGTGATGGCACTCATGACGCGGCTCTGCACTCCGCACTGCTCAAGCGCTTCGCGCAGCGCGAGGCCGTTGATGACGGTCCCCAGCATGCCCATGTAGTCCGCCGTGCTCTGATTGATGCGACCTTCGGCGGCGAGCCTGGCGCCTCGAACGATGTTGCCGCCACCGACGACGACCGCCATCTGGAGCCCTTCGTCGGCGAGCTTCGCCTGCGCGATCTCCTCGGCGATCGCCCGCAGTTCATCGGTGTCGATGCCAAGCTGGCCCGGAGCGGCGAGACTCTCGCCGCTCACCTTGAGCACAACGCGCCGGTAGGGACCCCGCGCGGGCCTCGTCGGAGCGGGTGCGGCGCCGGGCGTGGTCGAGACGGCAGGCGAACGATCGGCTGATGGGCGTGACATGAGGCGCTGGTCCGCGTGCGGTGGGATCATCCGATGGGACGCTGGGTCAGACCCACCGCGACCCGTGGAAAGGTGATTGGACGACGGCGCGTGCCTCTGGTCAAGCGAGCCCTCTGGGATCGGAGAAGTCGAAGGCTCGGGATCCGCAGAGAGGATGGCAGCAAACGCCGTAGAATCGCCATGTGCAGGCGTGTGTCGCCCCGGGCCTCGCCGCACTGAGACCCGCGCATGCCACACCCTTCGCCCGTCGCTGAAAGGGTTGCTGCCGCTGATCGCACTGCGGCACCCCCTGACTCACCCGAGCTCTCCCGGCGGGCGATCGACTTCTGGAAAGCACAGCGATGGCTGCTTCTCGGTATCGGCATTTCGCTGCCCATTCACCTGAGTCTCATGGTGTGGCTGGCGCTCGTGGTGATCGAGCGCCCCCAGCCCGCCGCAGGCAGCGTGCGAGGCGTGGAGATCGCGCTCCTGCCCGATGTCGGTCTCGACCAGTTGCTTGAGGCGCGTCTCCCCGATCCGACCCAACCCGCGATTGAGGCGGCCTCGGGTGAAAGCGATCCGCTGGATCTGCCCGACACTCCCGTCGCCGGTGGCGACTCAGGTGCGCTCGACCACTTGGGTGCGCTGAGTACCGGCGCGGGCGATGGTGTGCTCGGACCCGGTACCGGGCAGGGGCGCGGAGACCCCGGGCTTGGGAGCGGGACTGGCGGAACGACCTTCTTTGGCGTTCGTGCGCGCGGCACGCGCTTCGGGTATGTGATCGACAAGAGCGGTTCCATGGCCTTTGATGGGCGCTGGATTCGCTTGGCCGATGAACTCCTTCGCAGTCTTCGCGAGTTGCCCGACTCGGCGAGTTTCTGCGTGGTCTTCTTCGATACGAGTGCGCGGGCGTTCCCCACGGCCAAGGAGGGATGGGCGCGGGCCCGTCGCGGTGACCTTGAACGCTTCATTCGATGGGCGAGACCGATCGGGCCCGGAGGGGGGACCGAACCGATCCACGGATTCAATCACCTGCTCTCGCTCGATGTCGCTCCCGACGCGATCTTCTTCATGACCGACGGTGAGATCCCGCCGAAGCAGGCGTCGATGGCGCTGGCTCAGGCCCTGCGGCGGGCACGACCCATCGTGATTCACTGCATTCAGTTCCAGGATCGGTCGCCGCTGCTCATTCCGCAGGAGGAGCGTGTGCTGGCCGATGCCGAGATCGACATGCGCACTCGACTCAGCAGCGCCGACAATGAAGTCGATCGGCTGGTCGAGGTCTGGGAGGACCTTCGACGATCGGGGGCACCGCGCGGGCTGGCTGAAGCGATCAGCGACCGACTCAACGAGCGCTTGCTCCGCGCTCTGGCGGACGAGACGGGTGGTGCATTCCGGCTCATTCCCTTCGGAGGCGCGAAGTGAACTGGCCGGTGTCCCCGTGCATTGCTCTCAAGCGAGTGGTGGAGCATGGCGCAGCGCGCGATCGTGCTTCGAAGGTGACCGCTCTACTGGCACTGGTGGCACTGGGGGCGACGACTGGGCTCGTTCAACTCGCGAGCGCCGA
This region of Phycisphaeraceae bacterium genomic DNA includes:
- the pyrH gene encoding UMP kinase, with product MSRPSADRSPAVSTTPGAAPAPTRPARGPYRRVVLKVSGESLAAPGQLGIDTDELRAIAEEIAQAKLADEGLQMAVVVGGGNIVRGARLAAEGRINQSTADYMGMLGTVINGLALREALEQCGVQSRVMSAITVTAVAESFIRLRALRHMEKGRVIILVAGTGNPFFTTDTCASLRAIELNAEVLLKATKVDGIYSADPRTDRTAVRFEHLTFKDAVDRRLRVMDLTALTMCMEHGLPVCVFDFKTKGNIRRVIAGERIGTLVANE
- a CDS encoding VWA domain-containing protein, coding for MPHPSPVAERVAAADRTAAPPDSPELSRRAIDFWKAQRWLLLGIGISLPIHLSLMVWLALVVIERPQPAAGSVRGVEIALLPDVGLDQLLEARLPDPTQPAIEAASGESDPLDLPDTPVAGGDSGALDHLGALSTGAGDGVLGPGTGQGRGDPGLGSGTGGTTFFGVRARGTRFGYVIDKSGSMAFDGRWIRLADELLRSLRELPDSASFCVVFFDTSARAFPTAKEGWARARRGDLERFIRWARPIGPGGGTEPIHGFNHLLSLDVAPDAIFFMTDGEIPPKQASMALAQALRRARPIVIHCIQFQDRSPLLIPQEERVLADAEIDMRTRLSSADNEVDRLVEVWEDLRRSGAPRGLAEAISDRLNERLLRALADETGGAFRLIPFGGAK